From Haloarcula hispanica ATCC 33960, the proteins below share one genomic window:
- the moaA gene encoding GTP 3',8-cyclase MoaA, protein MLEDDFGREVSGVRVSLTDRCNFDCVYCHNEGLGDTRGPMEAQDDELTADTIVAFLEVAAEFGVDSVKFTGGEPMLREDLEEIVRRAPDEMEVSMTTNGTFLPGRAPDLVDAGLERVNVSQDALDSEAFAELTQSGAYDRVLEGVEAALDAGLAPVKLNMVVFEPTAGYVPKMVDHVAENPGLQLQLIEYMPELAGHPEWAIDIDRVHDWLEDRADTVEHREMHDRKRYWIHSTEAAVEGSGATTSLAASDGGVQTEPVNNQNSGMVEIVDPVGNENFCANCHRVRLTHDGYLKGCLNRNDDLRDIGTTKESMRAAFRETVDTRVPYYGEYMIETEDGEWEINEEYIDTDGDRAPYEYSE, encoded by the coding sequence ATGCTCGAAGACGACTTCGGTCGCGAGGTCTCCGGTGTCCGCGTCTCCCTGACCGACCGGTGTAACTTCGACTGCGTCTACTGCCACAATGAGGGGCTGGGCGACACACGGGGCCCGATGGAGGCACAGGACGACGAACTCACTGCCGACACCATCGTGGCCTTCCTCGAAGTCGCCGCCGAGTTCGGCGTCGACTCGGTGAAGTTCACGGGCGGGGAGCCGATGCTCCGGGAGGACTTAGAGGAAATCGTCCGGCGCGCCCCCGACGAGATGGAGGTGTCGATGACGACCAACGGCACCTTCCTCCCCGGCCGCGCCCCGGACCTCGTCGACGCGGGCCTTGAGCGGGTCAACGTCTCGCAGGACGCGCTCGACAGCGAGGCCTTCGCCGAGCTGACACAGAGCGGGGCCTACGACCGCGTCCTCGAAGGCGTCGAAGCGGCGCTGGACGCCGGCCTCGCGCCGGTGAAGCTCAACATGGTCGTGTTCGAGCCGACCGCAGGCTACGTCCCGAAGATGGTCGACCACGTCGCCGAGAACCCCGGGCTCCAGCTCCAGCTCATCGAGTACATGCCGGAACTGGCCGGCCATCCGGAGTGGGCCATCGACATCGACCGCGTCCACGACTGGCTCGAAGACCGCGCGGACACGGTTGAACACCGGGAGATGCACGACCGCAAGCGCTACTGGATACACAGCACCGAGGCGGCGGTCGAAGGGAGCGGCGCGACCACCTCGCTGGCCGCGTCCGACGGCGGCGTTCAGACGGAACCGGTCAACAACCAGAACAGCGGGATGGTCGAAATCGTCGACCCAGTCGGCAACGAGAACTTCTGTGCGAACTGTCATCGCGTGCGGCTCACCCACGACGGCTACCTCAAGGGCTGTCTGAACCGCAACGATGACCTGCGTGACATCGGCACGACCAAAGAGTCGATGCGCGCCGCGTTCCGCGAGACGGTCGACACTCGCGTCCCCTACTACGGCGAGTACATGATTGAAACCGAGGACGGCGAGTGGGAGATAAACGAGGAGTACATCGACACCGACGGGGACCGTGCGCCCTACGAGTACTCGGAGTAG
- a CDS encoding DUF7124 domain-containing protein encodes MTDEIDLDELDVQDDEETPNRGDWFWNGKGDPEDEPDPGSTGTVSVRPDSDTEAESPGAAADTGPASDTGVEGNGGDTASADPGGQAVPHVPRENKDKPVGIPTDSGGAGGAAATDTDPASNVAEDPAAGEEAVEASGPHGGGIDDMTMAVTYDAARQFADPQLVFREARAWADWVGIVGDVEAFVINKFQRDHGIDADFFSGAGQEPAERLADIDTHSMFYAERMVLVGRPDDEPIADRTGWEFIPLADAAEKAEWELADE; translated from the coding sequence ATGACAGACGAAATCGACCTCGACGAACTCGACGTACAGGACGACGAGGAGACGCCGAACCGGGGCGACTGGTTCTGGAATGGAAAGGGCGACCCCGAAGACGAACCCGACCCCGGATCGACTGGGACCGTATCGGTGCGGCCCGACAGCGATACCGAGGCTGAGAGTCCCGGTGCGGCCGCAGATACGGGTCCTGCTTCGGACACTGGTGTCGAAGGGAATGGCGGAGATACCGCCAGCGCAGACCCCGGAGGCCAAGCGGTCCCCCACGTCCCGCGGGAGAACAAGGACAAGCCGGTCGGTATTCCGACAGACAGCGGCGGCGCGGGCGGCGCGGCCGCGACCGACACGGACCCGGCCTCGAACGTCGCTGAGGACCCCGCTGCCGGCGAGGAGGCCGTCGAAGCGAGCGGTCCCCACGGCGGCGGCATCGACGACATGACGATGGCCGTGACCTACGACGCGGCCCGGCAGTTCGCCGACCCGCAACTGGTCTTCCGCGAGGCGAGGGCCTGGGCCGACTGGGTCGGTATCGTCGGCGACGTCGAGGCCTTCGTCATCAACAAATTCCAGCGCGACCACGGTATCGACGCCGACTTCTTCAGCGGCGCGGGCCAGGAGCCGGCCGAGCGACTCGCCGACATCGACACGCACTCGATGTTCTACGCCGAGCGGATGGTCCTCGTCGGCCGTCCGGACGACGAGCCCATCGCCGACCGGACGGGCTGGGAGTTCATCCCGCTCGCCGACGCCGCAGAGAAGGCGGAGTGGGAACTCGCTGACGAGTGA
- a CDS encoding aldehyde ferredoxin oxidoreductase family protein, which yields MMTVANRDRMLHVDLSSASVESCPVPEAWRRQFVGGKGLGARYLYDKLDAGTDPLGPENVLLFMLGPVSGLLPGETRYAAVTKSPLTGGFLDSYAGGTFPDTLAGALQDHTGILVTGRASEPVKLVVEADGATVEPAETWGQDTAETDAAFPEAAVACIGPAGEQGVAFATIASDGGEHHAGRGGAGTVMGAKRLKAVVVRGEPPTDLAELREQYAKRYREGDTGQWLHASGTVETVDFANEIGALSTRGWEDGQFEGADGVGIEAVQELAAGREYDDDASPGGFRVQTEDGETVPRGATAMSFGAGLGIDDFDAVAALGETCNRLGLDLISAGSAVAWAIKAGDAGLLDESLDYGSPDDARALLEAIVARESTLGDALADGVDAASARLGGDDLLPTVKAMELPAYDPRGARSMALAYATSDRGACHRRALPIEREAFDSDWGPERAAAAVIREQDQRSVLWCLVVDDFVGDAFEDLGAEWLDAIGLDTDGDLATVGERVWTLTRLFNVREGVSRADDELPAKLQEPLDSGPNAGAAIDTESFDAMLDEYYSQRGWDADGRPTPETIERLGLADAVDQSTLSADTTLGE from the coding sequence ATGATGACAGTAGCCAATCGGGACCGGATGCTCCACGTCGACCTGTCGTCGGCATCGGTCGAGAGCTGTCCGGTTCCGGAGGCCTGGCGTCGCCAGTTTGTGGGCGGCAAGGGACTCGGCGCTCGGTACCTGTACGACAAACTCGACGCAGGCACCGACCCGCTAGGCCCCGAGAACGTCCTGTTGTTCATGCTCGGGCCGGTCTCCGGGCTGCTCCCCGGCGAGACACGCTACGCGGCGGTCACGAAGTCGCCCCTGACTGGCGGCTTCCTCGACTCCTATGCGGGCGGGACGTTCCCGGACACGCTGGCCGGCGCGTTGCAGGACCACACCGGGATTCTTGTCACCGGGCGCGCTTCGGAGCCGGTCAAACTCGTCGTCGAGGCCGACGGCGCGACGGTCGAACCCGCCGAGACGTGGGGGCAGGATACAGCCGAAACCGACGCAGCGTTCCCCGAGGCTGCGGTGGCGTGTATCGGCCCGGCGGGCGAGCAGGGCGTCGCGTTCGCGACTATCGCTTCTGACGGCGGCGAACACCACGCGGGGCGGGGCGGTGCCGGAACAGTGATGGGCGCAAAACGGCTGAAAGCCGTCGTCGTCCGCGGTGAGCCGCCGACGGACCTCGCGGAGCTACGGGAGCAGTACGCCAAGCGGTACCGCGAGGGCGACACCGGACAGTGGCTCCACGCCAGCGGGACCGTCGAAACGGTCGACTTCGCCAACGAGATCGGCGCACTCTCGACGCGCGGCTGGGAAGACGGCCAGTTCGAGGGAGCCGACGGGGTCGGTATCGAAGCCGTGCAGGAACTCGCCGCGGGGCGGGAGTACGACGACGATGCTAGCCCCGGCGGGTTCCGCGTCCAGACGGAGGACGGCGAAACCGTCCCGCGCGGGGCGACGGCGATGAGCTTCGGGGCCGGCCTCGGCATCGACGACTTCGACGCCGTGGCGGCGCTGGGCGAGACCTGTAACCGGTTGGGTCTCGACCTCATCAGCGCCGGGAGCGCCGTCGCGTGGGCCATCAAAGCCGGCGACGCCGGCCTGCTCGACGAATCGCTCGATTACGGGAGCCCCGACGACGCGCGGGCGCTCCTCGAAGCCATCGTCGCGCGGGAGTCGACGCTCGGCGACGCTCTGGCCGACGGCGTTGACGCGGCCTCGGCCCGTCTAGGCGGGGACGACCTCCTGCCGACGGTCAAGGCTATGGAACTGCCCGCGTACGACCCCCGCGGCGCACGGAGCATGGCACTGGCGTACGCGACCAGCGACCGCGGGGCCTGTCACCGGCGGGCGCTCCCCATCGAGCGGGAAGCCTTCGACTCCGATTGGGGCCCGGAGCGGGCGGCCGCGGCCGTCATCCGCGAACAGGACCAGCGCTCGGTGCTGTGGTGCCTCGTCGTCGACGACTTCGTCGGCGACGCCTTCGAAGACCTCGGCGCGGAGTGGCTCGACGCTATCGGCCTGGACACGGACGGCGACCTCGCGACGGTCGGCGAGCGGGTCTGGACGCTCACGCGCCTGTTCAACGTCCGGGAGGGCGTTTCCCGAGCCGACGACGAACTCCCGGCAAAGCTGCAGGAACCGCTTGATTCTGGCCCGAACGCTGGCGCGGCAATCGACACCGAGTCGTTCGACGCGATGCTCGACGAGTACTACAGCCAGCGCGGCTGGGACGCCGACGGCCGGCCCACCCCCGAGACAATCGAGCGACTCGGCCTCGCAGACGCCGTCGACCAATCGACACTATCTGCGGACACGACACTCGGAGAATGA
- a CDS encoding molybdenum cofactor guanylyltransferase, whose product MRAGVIVAGGRSTRFGDSDKAVADLAGTPMIRRVADRLGQVVDELVVNCREDQVEAIDAALSGHTLDPTFALDEDPDQGPMAGIATGLGAVDSEYAAVVACDMPFVDPTFVDYLFERAASHEAAVPRPDEWFQTTQAVYHADAMHDACQRALERGEHKIVEPLFDLEYVVVEREDVLAHTSLDTFKNLNTREEFEAAAERF is encoded by the coding sequence ATGCGCGCAGGTGTCATCGTTGCGGGCGGTCGGTCGACGCGGTTCGGCGACAGCGACAAAGCCGTCGCCGACCTCGCGGGGACGCCGATGATTCGCCGCGTCGCCGACCGACTGGGACAGGTCGTCGACGAACTCGTCGTGAACTGCCGCGAGGACCAGGTCGAGGCCATCGACGCGGCGCTGTCGGGCCACACCCTCGACCCGACGTTCGCGCTCGACGAGGACCCCGATCAGGGGCCGATGGCGGGCATCGCAACCGGGCTGGGGGCCGTCGATAGCGAGTACGCCGCCGTGGTGGCCTGTGATATGCCCTTTGTGGACCCAACGTTCGTCGACTACCTGTTCGAGCGAGCGGCGTCCCACGAGGCCGCAGTCCCACGTCCGGACGAGTGGTTTCAGACGACACAGGCGGTGTACCACGCCGACGCAATGCATGACGCCTGTCAGCGAGCACTGGAGCGCGGTGAGCACAAAATCGTCGAACCGTTGTTCGACCTTGAGTACGTTGTCGTTGAGCGCGAAGACGTACTCGCACACACCTCACTGGATACGTTCAAGAACCTCAACACCCGTGAGGAGTTCGAGGCCGCGGCCGAGCGGTTCTGA
- the yqeC gene encoding selenium cofactor biosynthesis protein YqeC: protein MNIVDALDARRGTTCFVGAGGKKTTMATLAGRLDRAVVTATVRIPIFDGWVENVVVTETPRTAIDEASAWPLGVVPTQERPDRYRGYDPETVADLADIDHPILVKADGARMREFKAPSDREPQLPTSASTVVPIASAHVVGEPLTDDIVHRVDEVTAITGLARGDEIRPQDVAAVLAHEQGGLKDVPANATAVPLLNMVDDAGLETSARAVAEAIHDQADVSRVVLAEMRSDDPLVAVV, encoded by the coding sequence ATGAACATCGTCGATGCGCTGGACGCGCGGCGGGGAACGACCTGTTTCGTCGGCGCTGGGGGGAAGAAGACGACGATGGCAACGCTCGCCGGCCGACTGGACCGCGCGGTTGTCACAGCGACGGTCCGGATTCCGATATTCGACGGCTGGGTCGAGAACGTTGTCGTGACGGAGACCCCACGGACAGCCATTGACGAGGCGTCTGCGTGGCCGCTGGGCGTCGTCCCGACACAGGAGCGGCCGGACCGCTACCGCGGCTACGACCCGGAAACCGTCGCCGACCTGGCTGATATCGACCATCCGATTCTGGTGAAAGCCGACGGCGCACGGATGCGAGAGTTCAAAGCGCCGAGCGACCGCGAGCCACAGCTCCCCACGTCGGCCTCGACCGTCGTCCCGATTGCCAGCGCCCACGTCGTCGGCGAACCCTTGACCGACGACATCGTCCACCGGGTCGACGAAGTTACCGCGATTACCGGGCTCGCTCGCGGTGACGAGATTCGACCGCAAGACGTCGCTGCGGTCCTCGCCCACGAGCAGGGCGGGCTGAAAGACGTGCCAGCCAACGCGACCGCGGTTCCGCTGCTCAACATGGTCGATGACGCGGGACTCGAAACAAGCGCGCGGGCCGTTGCCGAGGCGATTCACGACCAAGCCGACGTGTCGCGTGTCGTCCTTGCTGAGATGCGGAGCGACGACCCGCTGGTGGCAGTCGTCTGA
- a CDS encoding putative sulfate/molybdate transporter, which produces MSLPLRDRTAISLSWNELTGAVGDSATVLPVVVAVAVLTELSLPVMLVWFGVFQVVWGLYYGVPISVEPMKAFAALVIAGTISTGELVVAGLLLAGILLALGTTRSLETVNQYVDDTVVRGVQLGVALVLLETGVDLGLSDPTLLVVAVGLVALFALLGYSGQSAFAVFVLGVVLALAETGVPTPAVPAVDAMFMLPRMTLSVQTAEAVLAQIAVTVGNAALATSVLLADYFDRDVSADQLSNSMGLMNLAAVPFGAFPMCHGSGGVAGKYAFGARTPGANLLLGAGYVLTAFLAVGVIAAYPTALLGVILVLIALQLGWTGVSKTDDLAVVAAIGVLGVLVNLGLAFVVGVLVQQLRTQL; this is translated from the coding sequence ATGAGTCTCCCGCTCCGCGACCGAACCGCGATTTCACTGTCGTGGAACGAACTCACCGGCGCTGTCGGGGACTCCGCGACGGTGCTCCCGGTCGTCGTGGCCGTCGCCGTGCTGACGGAGCTCTCGCTCCCGGTCATGCTCGTCTGGTTCGGCGTTTTTCAGGTCGTCTGGGGGCTGTACTACGGCGTCCCGATATCGGTCGAGCCGATGAAGGCCTTCGCCGCGCTGGTCATCGCCGGGACTATCTCCACCGGCGAACTCGTCGTTGCGGGGCTCCTGCTGGCGGGCATCCTGCTCGCGCTCGGAACCACGCGGTCACTCGAAACGGTCAATCAGTACGTCGACGACACCGTCGTTCGTGGGGTACAACTCGGCGTCGCGCTGGTCCTGCTGGAGACGGGCGTTGACCTCGGGCTCAGCGACCCAACACTCCTGGTCGTTGCCGTCGGCCTTGTGGCCCTCTTCGCACTTCTGGGCTACAGTGGGCAGAGCGCCTTCGCCGTCTTCGTCCTCGGCGTCGTTCTCGCCCTCGCGGAGACCGGCGTACCGACGCCGGCCGTCCCCGCTGTCGACGCCATGTTCATGCTTCCACGCATGACACTGTCGGTGCAAACGGCAGAGGCCGTCCTCGCCCAGATTGCAGTCACCGTCGGCAACGCCGCCCTCGCCACGTCAGTCCTGCTCGCAGATTACTTCGACCGGGACGTGTCCGCGGACCAGCTCTCGAACAGCATGGGGCTGATGAACCTCGCCGCGGTCCCGTTCGGCGCGTTCCCGATGTGTCACGGGAGCGGCGGCGTCGCCGGGAAGTACGCCTTCGGGGCCAGAACGCCCGGCGCGAACCTGCTACTCGGCGCGGGCTACGTGCTGACTGCGTTCCTCGCCGTCGGCGTCATCGCGGCCTACCCGACGGCGCTGCTCGGGGTCATTCTGGTACTAATCGCGCTCCAACTGGGCTGGACCGGCGTTTCCAAAACGGACGACCTGGCGGTCGTCGCGGCAATCGGCGTCCTCGGCGTACTCGTCAACCTCGGTCTCGCGTTCGTCGTCGGCGTCCTCGTCCAGCAACTGCGCACCCAGTTGTGA